One genomic window of Comamonas serinivorans includes the following:
- a CDS encoding histidine phosphatase family protein, protein MGSIYLIRHGQASFGSANYDELSPRGWQQSRVLGQHLQALGVQFDAVMTGTLQRQIHTWDGICEGAGWGHHEPLRHPGLNEYDSGAVLRAHLPEPLGKPDTPELRRLHFQKLREGLKAWIAGTLKPDGMPSYADWVAAQQDALQKAHALAPNGRVAIVSSGGPITTLIGGLTGMPPESSIELNLRIKNTAIAELVTTSRRMSLLSFNETPHLQTPATQDLLTYA, encoded by the coding sequence ATGGGAAGCATCTACCTCATCCGCCACGGCCAGGCCTCGTTTGGCAGCGCCAACTACGACGAACTCAGCCCGCGGGGCTGGCAGCAAAGCCGCGTGCTGGGCCAGCACCTGCAGGCCCTGGGCGTGCAGTTCGACGCCGTGATGACGGGCACCCTGCAACGCCAGATCCACACCTGGGACGGCATCTGCGAAGGCGCGGGCTGGGGCCACCACGAACCCCTGCGTCACCCCGGCCTGAACGAATACGACAGCGGCGCCGTGCTGCGCGCCCATCTGCCCGAACCCCTGGGCAAGCCCGACACGCCCGAGCTGCGCCGCCTGCATTTCCAGAAGCTGCGCGAAGGCCTCAAGGCCTGGATCGCCGGCACGCTCAAGCCCGACGGCATGCCCAGCTACGCCGACTGGGTGGCGGCACAGCAGGACGCGCTGCAGAAAGCCCATGCACTGGCCCCCAACGGCCGCGTGGCCATCGTCAGCAGCGGCGGCCCCATCACCACGCTGATCGGCGGGCTCACCGGCATGCCGCCCGAATCCAGCATCGAGCTCAACCTGCGCATCAAGAACACCGCGATCGCTGAGCTGGTCACCACCTCGCGCCGGATGTCGCTGCTGAGCTTCAACGAAACGCCGCACCTGCAAACGCCGGCCACGCAAGACCTGCTGACCTACGCCTGA
- a CDS encoding META and DUF4377 domain-containing protein, with product MLHMTRSTWMKTMLAATGLGLAQAVWAVTPQVSQPQAGEQALQTLTRNVWQLQRVTPGADRAGALRLPGPSARRPELRFVPEARPHQGRLVVSQLCNTLQGGYWVNGHQLRATQVSATLMACADRARMQLERGVAEQLPKVTGYQVTGERSPQPQLELRFSDGSRWQLAGTLTDEARHGGPGERVFLEVAPEQVSCNHPLMRDARCLRVRPLRYDEAGRKQVVGDWQVYSGQIEGYRHERGLRQVLRLKRYPVARPAADAPSHVDVLDLIVETERVR from the coding sequence ATGCTGCACATGACACGAAGCACCTGGATGAAAACGATGCTGGCGGCGACCGGCCTGGGCCTGGCGCAGGCGGTGTGGGCGGTCACGCCCCAGGTCAGCCAGCCGCAGGCAGGCGAGCAGGCCCTGCAGACCCTGACGCGCAACGTGTGGCAGTTGCAGCGCGTGACGCCGGGCGCCGACCGCGCCGGTGCGCTGCGGCTGCCCGGCCCGTCGGCACGCCGACCCGAGCTGCGCTTCGTCCCCGAGGCGCGGCCGCACCAGGGCCGCCTCGTGGTGAGCCAGTTGTGCAACACCCTGCAGGGTGGGTACTGGGTCAACGGCCACCAGCTGCGCGCCACGCAGGTGTCGGCCACGTTGATGGCCTGCGCCGACCGCGCGCGCATGCAGCTGGAGCGGGGCGTGGCCGAGCAGCTGCCCAAGGTGACGGGCTATCAGGTAACGGGCGAGCGTTCGCCGCAGCCGCAACTGGAGCTGCGCTTTTCGGACGGCAGCCGCTGGCAGCTGGCCGGCACGCTCACCGACGAGGCGCGCCATGGCGGGCCCGGCGAACGCGTGTTCCTCGAGGTGGCGCCTGAGCAGGTCAGCTGCAACCACCCGCTGATGCGCGACGCGCGCTGCCTGCGCGTGCGGCCGCTGCGCTATGACGAGGCCGGCCGCAAGCAGGTGGTGGGCGATTGGCAGGTCTACAGCGGCCAGATCGAGGGGTACCGACACGAGCGGGGCTTGCGCCAGGTGCTGCGCCTGAAGCGGTATCCGGTGGCGCGGCCGGCGGCCGATGCGCCGAGCCACGTCGACGTGCTGGACCTCATCGTGGAGACCGAGCGCGTGCGCTGA
- a CDS encoding TAXI family TRAP transporter solute-binding subunit: MALRIKLFFLNLRDLIVSAGPLLILAVGLLVAAYWWLDPQPPHTVRLATGPEGSAYAGFGARYARALARDGIRVELVATEGSLDNLTLLRTGQVDVAFVRGGTSSLSRPRPMPAATASAAEADAPDPDAGLVSLGALFYDPLWIFYREHSIVAAAGGPAPRAARPGRKPAAPPGTPPPEPAFLPQLAGLRVSVDQDGSGVPQLMARLLQANGLDASALTLSHLPPTQATQALLADDIDVAVLTSAPQSAVVRELLRAPDIRPLSLAQADAYARRFAFMRAVTLPRGVADLAEDIPPHDVTLLAASTSLLAREQTHPALRQLFAQAAQSIHSRAGWLNEAREFPNTRTSELPVSAEGDRAINGKPPFWQRYLPFWASNVIERMWLVIGGLIVLILPLSRVVPPLYTFRVRRRVFRWYARLRDIEARAETGKASREALLRELDDLDRVANGIAVPLAHAGEVYALRNNIHATRKRLLAAASGPISPPA; the protein is encoded by the coding sequence ATGGCCCTCCGCATCAAGCTGTTCTTCCTCAACCTGCGCGACCTCATCGTGTCCGCCGGCCCGCTGCTGATCCTGGCGGTGGGCCTGCTGGTGGCCGCGTACTGGTGGCTGGACCCGCAGCCGCCCCACACCGTGCGCCTGGCCACCGGCCCCGAAGGCAGCGCCTACGCCGGCTTTGGCGCCCGCTATGCGCGCGCGCTGGCCCGGGATGGCATCCGCGTGGAGCTGGTGGCGACCGAAGGCTCGCTCGACAACCTGACGCTGCTGCGCACCGGCCAGGTCGACGTGGCCTTCGTGCGCGGCGGCACGTCCAGCCTGAGCCGGCCCCGTCCCATGCCGGCCGCCACCGCCTCGGCCGCCGAAGCCGATGCGCCCGACCCGGACGCCGGCCTGGTGTCGCTGGGCGCGCTGTTCTACGACCCGCTGTGGATCTTCTACCGCGAACACAGCATCGTGGCCGCGGCGGGCGGGCCTGCCCCGCGCGCCGCGCGTCCGGGCCGCAAGCCCGCTGCGCCCCCCGGCACCCCGCCGCCCGAGCCGGCCTTCCTGCCCCAGCTGGCCGGCCTGCGCGTCAGCGTCGACCAGGACGGCAGCGGCGTGCCGCAGCTCATGGCCCGCCTGCTGCAGGCCAACGGCCTCGACGCCTCGGCGCTGACGCTGAGCCACCTGCCGCCCACACAGGCGACGCAGGCCCTGCTGGCCGACGACATCGACGTCGCCGTGCTGACCAGCGCGCCCCAGTCGGCGGTGGTGCGCGAGCTGCTGCGTGCGCCCGACATCCGGCCGCTGAGCCTGGCCCAGGCCGACGCCTACGCGCGCCGCTTTGCCTTCATGCGCGCCGTCACCCTGCCGCGCGGCGTGGCCGACCTGGCCGAAGACATCCCGCCGCACGACGTGACGCTGCTGGCAGCCTCCACCTCGCTGCTGGCCCGCGAGCAGACCCACCCCGCGCTGCGGCAGCTGTTCGCCCAGGCGGCGCAAAGCATCCACAGCCGGGCCGGCTGGCTGAACGAGGCGCGCGAGTTTCCCAACACCCGCACCAGCGAGCTGCCCGTCAGCGCCGAGGGCGATCGCGCCATCAACGGCAAGCCGCCCTTTTGGCAGCGCTACCTGCCGTTCTGGGCCAGCAACGTGATCGAGCGCATGTGGCTGGTGATCGGCGGCTTGATCGTGTTGATCCTGCCGCTGTCGCGCGTGGTGCCGCCGCTCTACACCTTCCGCGTGCGGCGCCGGGTGTTCCGCTGGTATGCGCGGCTGCGCGACATCGAAGCCCGCGCCGAAACGGGCAAGGCCTCGCGCGAGGCCCTGCTGCGCGAGCTGGACGACCTCGACCGCGTGGCCAACGGCATCGCCGTGCCGCTGGCGCACGCCGGCGAGGTCTACGCGCTGCGCAACAACATCCACGCCACACGCAAGCGCCTGTTGGCCGCGGCATCCGGACCGATCTCGCCACCGGCCTGA
- a CDS encoding pyrimidine/purine nucleoside phosphorylase, with product MTTTQFDNVALTTQANVYFDGKCVSHSFRLADGTQKSVGVVLPAELTFNTGAAEIMECVGGACEYRLKGSDQWLRSQAGERFEIPANSSFDIRVSEAYHYICHYA from the coding sequence ATGACCACCACCCAATTCGACAACGTGGCGCTGACCACCCAAGCCAATGTGTACTTTGACGGCAAATGTGTGTCGCACAGCTTTCGCCTGGCCGACGGCACGCAAAAAAGCGTCGGCGTGGTGCTGCCGGCCGAGCTGACCTTCAACACGGGCGCCGCCGAAATCATGGAATGCGTGGGCGGTGCCTGCGAATACCGCCTCAAGGGCAGCGACCAGTGGCTGAGGTCCCAAGCCGGCGAGCGCTTCGAGATTCCGGCCAACTCGTCCTTCGACATCCGCGTGAGCGAGGCCTATCACTACATCTGCCATTACGCCTGA
- the cutA gene encoding divalent-cation tolerance protein CutA: protein MTPLCIVQTSLPSEAAARELALALVQAGLAACAQVQALHSVYRWQGEVEQAQEWGLTLKTTAACWPALQAFVRAHHPYDVPELVMWPMAASADYGDWVQASCTASAPPQSDGAEGA from the coding sequence ATGACGCCGCTGTGCATCGTTCAGACCAGCCTGCCGAGCGAGGCTGCGGCGCGCGAGCTGGCGCTGGCCCTGGTGCAGGCGGGCTTGGCGGCGTGTGCGCAGGTGCAGGCCCTGCACAGCGTGTACCGCTGGCAAGGCGAGGTCGAGCAGGCGCAGGAGTGGGGGCTGACCCTCAAGACCACGGCCGCGTGCTGGCCGGCGCTGCAGGCCTTTGTGCGCGCGCACCACCCGTATGACGTGCCCGAGCTGGTGATGTGGCCCATGGCCGCCAGCGCCGATTACGGGGACTGGGTGCAGGCCAGTTGCACAGCCAGCGCGCCGCCCCAGTCGGACGGGGCAGAGGGTGCCTGA
- a CDS encoding acyltransferase family protein — MPTVPLKLPYNPALDGLRAVAIVLVMLSHAHVPLFGGAFFGVDLFFVLSGYLITSLLLIEVGNTERIDFWRFYRRRFFRLMPALLAFLAVYCLVAPLLWPDEPDWYMDALVSALYLADYGIAFFDLPNSLLHMWSLSVEEHFYLVWPLVLLVLVRRTPRGQIWCRIFGLFLLAWAWRVYWVAQDQAFYEIFFRFDTRATGLLAGSLLAALVIERPAWFERARQNVHHGLWLVLLVPVLMALDWDNMQVMTWAMTVVELAAVIVLVAVLPRQGLVYDMLNQPLLIKLGQLSYGVYLWHYPVYRALRAHMDWPAVVLLGSAISIGLAALSFNTVERWARTQRDRAPQRGLQHTSA; from the coding sequence GTGCCCACCGTTCCCCTCAAGCTTCCGTACAACCCTGCGCTCGATGGCCTGCGCGCCGTGGCCATCGTGCTCGTCATGCTCTCCCACGCCCACGTGCCCCTGTTCGGCGGCGCATTTTTTGGGGTGGACCTGTTTTTCGTCCTCAGCGGCTACCTCATCACCTCGCTGCTGCTGATCGAAGTCGGCAACACCGAGCGCATCGACTTCTGGCGCTTCTACCGCCGTCGTTTCTTCCGCCTCATGCCGGCCTTGCTGGCCTTCCTGGCGGTCTATTGCCTGGTGGCCCCGCTGCTGTGGCCCGACGAACCGGACTGGTACATGGACGCCCTGGTGTCCGCGCTGTACCTGGCCGACTACGGCATCGCATTCTTTGACCTGCCCAACAGCCTGCTGCACATGTGGTCGCTGTCGGTCGAAGAGCACTTCTACCTGGTGTGGCCGCTGGTGCTGCTGGTGCTGGTCAGGCGCACTCCGCGCGGCCAGATCTGGTGCCGCATCTTCGGGCTGTTCCTGCTCGCCTGGGCCTGGCGCGTCTACTGGGTGGCCCAGGACCAGGCGTTCTACGAGATCTTCTTCCGCTTCGACACGCGCGCCACCGGCCTGCTGGCCGGCAGCCTGCTCGCCGCGCTGGTGATCGAGCGCCCCGCCTGGTTCGAGCGCGCCCGTCAGAACGTGCACCACGGGCTGTGGCTGGTGCTGCTGGTGCCGGTGCTCATGGCCCTCGACTGGGACAACATGCAGGTCATGACCTGGGCCATGACCGTGGTCGAGCTGGCCGCCGTGATCGTGCTGGTCGCCGTGCTGCCACGCCAGGGCCTGGTCTACGACATGCTGAACCAGCCGCTGCTGATCAAGCTGGGCCAGTTGTCGTACGGCGTCTACCTGTGGCACTACCCGGTGTACCGCGCGCTGCGGGCCCACATGGACTGGCCCGCCGTCGTGCTGCTGGGCTCGGCCATCTCCATCGGGCTGGCCGCGCTCTCGTTCAACACCGTGGAGCGCTGGGCGCGCACCCAGCGCGACCGCGCGCCGCAGCGGGGCCTGCAACACACCTCGGCCTGA
- a CDS encoding crotonase/enoyl-CoA hydratase family protein: protein MTATSAPDTRPPVATERHGHVLVVRLQRPEARNALDLATARGIHAAMDELDDDDNLFAGILTGSGGNFCAGADLKAVARGERPTTERGAAGLMAKPARKPLIAAVEGWALGGGFELCLACDLVVAARDARFGLPEVKRNLVAAWGGLFRLPKRLPQGLAMELALLGEPRSAEFFVPHGLVNRVTEPGQALQGALQLAGQMLANGPTALAATVQIMRNAHNWSEAEAWREQEPFVMAARQAEDCQEGLAAFMEKRPPVWKGR, encoded by the coding sequence ATGACCGCCACCTCTGCACCCGACACGCGCCCGCCCGTGGCCACCGAACGCCACGGCCATGTGCTGGTGGTGCGCCTGCAGCGCCCCGAGGCGCGCAATGCGCTCGACCTGGCCACAGCCCGCGGCATCCACGCCGCCATGGACGAGCTGGACGACGACGACAACCTGTTTGCCGGCATCCTCACCGGCAGCGGCGGCAACTTCTGCGCCGGGGCCGACCTCAAGGCCGTGGCGCGGGGCGAACGCCCGACCACCGAGCGCGGCGCGGCGGGCTTGATGGCCAAGCCGGCGCGCAAGCCCTTGATCGCGGCCGTCGAGGGCTGGGCGCTGGGCGGCGGCTTCGAGCTGTGCCTGGCGTGCGACCTGGTCGTGGCGGCGCGCGATGCGCGGTTTGGTTTGCCCGAGGTCAAGCGCAATCTGGTGGCGGCCTGGGGCGGCCTGTTCCGCCTGCCCAAGCGGCTGCCCCAGGGCCTGGCGATGGAGCTGGCGCTGCTGGGCGAACCCCGCAGCGCCGAGTTCTTCGTGCCCCACGGCCTGGTCAACCGCGTGACCGAACCTGGTCAAGCCCTGCAGGGCGCCCTGCAGCTGGCCGGGCAGATGCTGGCGAACGGCCCCACGGCCTTGGCCGCGACCGTGCAGATCATGCGCAACGCCCACAACTGGAGTGAAGCCGAAGCCTGGCGCGAGCAGGAGCCGTTTGTCATGGCGGCGCGCCAGGCCGAGGACTGCCAGGAAGGCCTGGCCGCGTTCATGGAAAAGCGCCCGCCGGTCTGGAAAGGGCGCTGA
- a CDS encoding lysylphosphatidylglycerol synthase transmembrane domain-containing protein has protein sequence MTRAGKTALRALLGLALLAALLMLAKPQTLWSALRGADGRWLLAGLAVAVASNVVSAWRWRLLVRFFQADLQPGQALRWYFQAIGLNALLPGAVVGGDVFRAVMLRRAGQPVAASTASVLLDRISGLWMLCGLGALGAVVCAPQLAQAMSGWLGLPVSPALLATVAVVVALGWLALPWGLPWLAHRLPQRLGPVTAAREAVVALTARPDYTRQLAWQVLASALVQVLSAAALACAGLALGVSLSWPVWGFAMAPIFLMAALPVSVGGWGTREAACVATLAPFGVAAPLAIGIGLVYGAYGLAQGALGALAFGLPGAAERR, from the coding sequence GTGACGCGCGCCGGCAAGACGGCGCTGCGCGCGCTGCTGGGGCTGGCGCTGCTGGCGGCTCTGCTGATGCTGGCCAAGCCGCAGACGTTGTGGTCGGCGCTGCGCGGGGCCGATGGCCGCTGGTTGCTGGCGGGCCTCGCCGTGGCCGTGGCCTCCAACGTCGTTTCGGCCTGGCGCTGGCGCCTGCTGGTGCGGTTTTTCCAGGCCGACCTGCAGCCTGGCCAGGCCTTGCGCTGGTACTTCCAGGCCATCGGTTTGAACGCCTTGCTGCCTGGGGCGGTGGTCGGGGGCGATGTGTTCCGTGCCGTCATGCTGCGCCGCGCGGGCCAGCCGGTGGCCGCCAGCACGGCGTCGGTGCTGCTGGACCGCATCAGCGGCCTGTGGATGCTGTGCGGTCTGGGGGCGCTGGGCGCGGTGGTGTGCGCGCCGCAGCTCGCCCAGGCCATGTCGGGCTGGCTGGGCCTGCCGGTGTCACCCGCCCTGCTGGCCACCGTGGCCGTGGTGGTGGCGCTGGGCTGGCTGGCCTTGCCCTGGGGCCTGCCCTGGCTCGCGCACCGCCTGCCGCAGCGGCTGGGGCCGGTCACGGCCGCCCGCGAGGCGGTGGTGGCCTTGACGGCGCGGCCCGATTACACACGCCAGCTGGCCTGGCAGGTGCTGGCCTCGGCCCTGGTGCAGGTGCTGTCGGCGGCGGCTTTGGCCTGCGCGGGCCTGGCGCTGGGGGTGTCGCTGAGTTGGCCGGTGTGGGGCTTTGCCATGGCGCCCATCTTCCTGATGGCGGCCTTGCCGGTCAGCGTGGGCGGCTGGGGCACGCGCGAAGCGGCCTGCGTGGCCACGCTGGCGCCGTTTGGTGTGGCGGCGCCTTTGGCGATCGGCATCGGCCTCGTCTACGGGGCCTATGGCTTGGCGCAGGGCGCGCTGGGGGCGCTGGCCTTTGGCTTGCCCGGCGCGGCCGAACGGCGCTGA
- a CDS encoding tripartite tricarboxylate transporter substrate binding protein: MLNRRQFAAGAAATVLATQAHANTYPSRPIKLMIGYAPGGSTDGPARALAERVGALLGQPVVIENKPGASGTMPIQALQTSAPDGYTLAMAPSSTYRVPFTSEVKWDPLTDLSYVIGITGYTFGIVVRADSPLKTFADYLKFARENPGELTYGTSGVGSTNHMTMEQMARQYKLQLRHIPYKGGAESVQAALAGEVMSAAEGSNWVPMVDAGKLRLLVVWNAKRIARYPQVPTLRESGIDIVQNAPWGLVGPKGLQPAIAARLHDAFKQAMETENFRKALDTYVMEPDYRSGADYRTYATQAVARERELVQALGLARAASRGGA; the protein is encoded by the coding sequence ATGCTCAACCGCCGCCAGTTTGCCGCCGGGGCCGCCGCCACCGTGCTGGCCACCCAGGCCCATGCCAACACCTACCCCAGCCGCCCCATCAAGCTCATGATCGGCTACGCACCCGGTGGCTCGACCGACGGCCCGGCGCGCGCGCTGGCTGAACGCGTGGGCGCCCTGCTGGGCCAGCCCGTGGTGATCGAGAACAAGCCCGGCGCATCGGGCACCATGCCCATCCAGGCGCTGCAGACCTCGGCGCCCGACGGCTATACCCTGGCCATGGCACCGTCCAGCACCTACCGCGTGCCCTTCACCAGCGAGGTCAAGTGGGACCCACTCACCGACCTGAGCTACGTCATCGGCATCACGGGCTACACCTTCGGCATCGTGGTGCGGGCCGACTCGCCGCTGAAGACCTTCGCAGACTACCTGAAGTTCGCCCGCGAGAACCCGGGCGAGCTGACCTACGGCACCTCGGGCGTGGGCTCGACCAACCACATGACCATGGAGCAGATGGCGCGCCAGTACAAGCTGCAGCTGCGCCACATCCCGTACAAAGGCGGTGCCGAATCGGTGCAGGCCGCACTGGCCGGCGAGGTCATGTCCGCGGCCGAGGGCTCGAATTGGGTGCCCATGGTGGACGCCGGCAAGCTGCGCCTGCTGGTGGTGTGGAACGCCAAGCGCATCGCGCGCTACCCGCAGGTGCCCACCTTGCGCGAGTCGGGCATCGACATCGTGCAGAACGCGCCCTGGGGCTTGGTGGGCCCCAAAGGCCTGCAGCCGGCCATCGCCGCCCGGCTGCACGACGCGTTCAAGCAGGCCATGGAGACCGAGAACTTCAGAAAGGCCCTGGACACCTACGTGATGGAGCCCGACTACCGCAGCGGCGCCGACTACCGGACCTATGCCACGCAAGCCGTGGCACGCGAACGCGAGCTGGTGCAGGCGCTGGGCCTGGCGCGCGCCGCGTCGCGCGGCGGTGCCTGA
- a CDS encoding nucleotidyltransferase domain-containing protein, with amino-acid sequence MHPEDDVPDHEAWMPWSPQQLAQRLQGLSEPWCVVGGWALDLWHGRQTRPHGDLGFAVLREHLPVFMARLSDLRFFAARQGVLTPCPAGAALPEAAQFWGLDPATRRWCVDLMVEPGTPDTWVFKRQADLTGARVDMVRGLEPTSANEEPGVRVPHLCPAAVLLFKAKATRDKDEADFERALPRLSEAERAWLSAALSRTAPGHPWLQRLARREVGEA; translated from the coding sequence ATGCACCCTGAAGACGATGTCCCCGATCACGAGGCCTGGATGCCCTGGTCGCCCCAGCAGCTGGCGCAACGGCTGCAGGGCCTGAGCGAGCCCTGGTGCGTGGTGGGCGGCTGGGCCCTGGACCTGTGGCATGGCCGCCAGACGCGGCCCCACGGCGACCTGGGGTTCGCCGTGCTGCGCGAGCACCTGCCGGTGTTCATGGCGCGCCTGTCCGACCTGCGCTTTTTCGCCGCCCGCCAAGGGGTGCTGACCCCGTGCCCCGCGGGCGCGGCCCTGCCCGAGGCAGCCCAGTTCTGGGGCCTGGACCCGGCGACGCGGCGCTGGTGCGTGGACCTGATGGTGGAGCCCGGCACGCCGGACACCTGGGTGTTCAAGCGTCAGGCTGACCTCACCGGCGCGCGGGTGGACATGGTGCGTGGCCTCGAGCCGACGTCTGCGAACGAGGAACCTGGCGTCCGCGTGCCCCACCTGTGTCCTGCAGCGGTGCTGCTCTTCAAGGCCAAGGCCACGCGCGACAAGGACGAGGCCGATTTCGAGCGAGCCTTGCCGCGCTTGAGCGAGGCAGAACGCGCCTGGCTCAGCGCCGCCTTGAGCCGCACCGCACCCGGGCACCCCTGGCTGCAGCGGCTCGCCAGGCGTGAGGTGGGCGAGGCGTGA